In Pseudomonas oryzicola, one DNA window encodes the following:
- the xdhC gene encoding xanthine dehydrogenase accessory protein XdhC produces the protein MHQWINALADHQSRGEACVLVTIIEERGSTPRNAGSKMVVSATGLFDTIGGGHLEYKALHIARQMLQEQRSTPHLERFSLGASLGQCCGGVTVLLFEPMAAVQAQVAVFGAGHVGRALVPLLAALPCRVRWIDSREQEFPALVPDGVTKVVSEEPVDEVASLPPGSYCIVMTHNHQLDLELTAAILKRNDFTWFGLIGSKTKRVKFEHRLRERGYDDAVLARMRCPMGLAEVKGKLPIEIAVSIAAEIIATYNACFGQHDAAANAGPIAQLLPSSRRSQTL, from the coding sequence ATCAACGCCCTCGCCGACCACCAGTCCCGTGGCGAAGCCTGCGTGCTGGTCACCATCATCGAGGAGCGCGGTTCGACCCCGCGCAACGCCGGCTCGAAAATGGTCGTCAGCGCTACCGGCCTGTTCGACACCATCGGCGGCGGCCACCTGGAATACAAAGCCCTGCACATCGCCCGGCAGATGCTCCAGGAGCAACGCAGCACCCCGCACCTGGAGCGCTTCAGCCTCGGCGCCAGCCTGGGCCAGTGCTGCGGCGGCGTCACCGTGCTGCTGTTCGAACCCATGGCCGCCGTGCAGGCGCAGGTTGCCGTGTTCGGCGCGGGCCATGTCGGCCGCGCTCTGGTACCCTTGCTCGCCGCGCTGCCCTGCCGGGTGCGCTGGATCGACTCGCGCGAGCAGGAATTCCCGGCCCTGGTACCCGACGGGGTGACCAAGGTGGTCAGCGAGGAACCGGTCGACGAAGTCGCAAGCCTGCCACCTGGCAGCTACTGCATCGTCATGACCCACAACCACCAGCTCGACCTGGAACTGACCGCCGCCATCCTCAAGCGCAACGACTTCACCTGGTTCGGCCTGATCGGCTCGAAGACCAAGCGGGTCAAGTTCGAACACCGCCTGCGCGAGCGCGGCTACGACGATGCCGTGCTGGCGCGCATGCGCTGCCCGATGGGCCTGGCCGAGGTCAAGGGCAAGCTGCCCATCGAGATCGCCGTGTCCATCGCCGCCGAGATCATCGCCACCTACAACGCCTGCTTCGGCCAGCACGACGCTGCGGCCAATGCCGGCCCCATTGCCCAGTTGCTGCCATCCTCCCGGCGCAGCCAAACCCTTTGA
- the guaD gene encoding guanine deaminase: protein MTVTRKAYRAAILHSIADPAEVGLEASHEYFEDGLLVVDDGRIRAVGHASELLPSLDADIQVEHYQDALITPGFIDTHIHFPQTGMIGSYGEQLLDWLNTYTFPCEKQFADKDHADQVAKIFLKELLRNGTTTALVFGSVHPQSVNALFEEAERLDLRLIAGKVMMDRNAPDYLTDTAESGYAESKALIERWHGKGRLHYAVTPRFAPTSTPQQLALAGQLLKEHPGVYLHTHLSENLKEIDWVKSLFPEQKGYLDVYDHFELLGERSVFAHGVHLCDEECQRLAETGSAVAFCPTSNLFLGSGLFNLPQAERFKVNVGLGTDVGAGTSFSLLNTLNEAYKVMQLQGARLHPYKSLYLATLGGARALRLDDRIGSLRPGNDADFVVLDYKATPLLDYRIQQSNSIEETLFVLTTLGDDRTVRETYAAGRCVHQR from the coding sequence ATGACCGTTACCCGCAAAGCCTACCGTGCCGCCATCCTGCACAGCATCGCCGACCCGGCCGAGGTGGGCCTGGAGGCTTCCCATGAATACTTCGAGGATGGCCTGCTGGTGGTCGACGATGGCCGCATCCGCGCCGTTGGCCACGCCAGCGAACTGCTGCCGAGCCTGGATGCCGACATCCAGGTCGAGCACTACCAGGACGCGCTGATCACCCCAGGCTTCATCGACACCCACATCCACTTCCCGCAAACCGGCATGATCGGTTCCTATGGCGAACAGCTGCTGGACTGGCTGAACACCTACACCTTCCCTTGCGAAAAGCAGTTCGCCGACAAGGATCACGCCGACCAGGTCGCGAAGATCTTCCTCAAGGAACTGCTGCGCAACGGCACTACCACTGCGCTGGTGTTCGGCAGCGTGCACCCGCAATCGGTCAATGCCCTGTTCGAAGAGGCCGAGCGCCTGGACCTGCGCCTGATCGCCGGTAAGGTGATGATGGACCGCAACGCGCCGGACTACCTGACCGACACCGCCGAGTCCGGCTACGCCGAAAGCAAGGCGCTGATCGAGCGCTGGCATGGCAAGGGCCGCCTGCACTACGCCGTTACCCCGCGCTTCGCCCCGACCAGCACCCCGCAACAGCTGGCCCTGGCCGGCCAGTTGCTCAAGGAGCACCCGGGCGTGTACCTGCACACGCACCTGTCGGAAAACCTCAAGGAAATCGATTGGGTCAAGTCGCTGTTCCCCGAGCAGAAGGGCTACCTCGACGTGTACGACCACTTCGAGCTGCTGGGCGAACGCTCGGTGTTCGCCCATGGCGTGCACCTGTGTGACGAGGAATGCCAGCGTCTGGCTGAAACCGGTTCGGCCGTGGCCTTCTGCCCTACCTCCAACCTGTTCCTTGGCAGCGGCCTGTTCAACCTGCCGCAGGCCGAGCGCTTCAAGGTCAATGTGGGTCTGGGCACCGACGTCGGCGCCGGTACCAGCTTCTCGCTGCTCAACACCCTCAACGAAGCGTACAAGGTGATGCAACTGCAGGGCGCGCGCCTGCACCCGTACAAATCGCTGTACCTGGCCACCCTCGGCGGCGCCCGGGCGCTGCGCCTGGACGACCGCATCGGCAGCCTGCGCCCGGGTAACGATGCCGACTTCGTGGTGCTGGACTACAAGGCCACGCCGCTGCTGGACTACCGTATCCAGCAATCCAACAGCATTGAAGAGACGCTGTTCGTGCTCACCACCCTGGGCGACGATCGCACCGTGCGCGAAACCTACGCCGCCGGGCGTTGCGTGCACCAGCGCTGA
- a CDS encoding NCS2 family permease, whose protein sequence is MESRKSEAPTLDLAPPLETSWLERIFKLKQHGSTVRTELIAGVTTFITMAYIIFVNPNIMADAGIDHGAAFVATCIAAALGCLLMGLYANWPVGLAPGMGLNAFFTYTVVGTMGYNWETALGAVFVSGVLFMFLTLSKVREWLLNSIPVSLRHAMGAGVGLFLGLIGLKTAGIIVDSPATLIKLGSLHEPGPLLAALCFLLIAILSYKRVFGAILISIIGVTVAGWGLGLVKFGGVMSMPPSLAPTWMAMDVAGVFNVSMISVVLAFLFVHMFDTAGTLMGVAQRANLVAPDGRIENLSKALKADSASSVFGAVVGVPPVTSYVESAAGVAAGGRTGLTAVVVGLLFIAAMFFAPLAGMIPAYATAGALIYVAMLMMGSMAHIHWDEATDSIPAIVTVIMMPLTFSVADGIALGFISYVALKAGTGKYKEISASLWVLCAIFIAKFVFL, encoded by the coding sequence GTGGAAAGCCGCAAATCCGAAGCCCCTACGCTGGATCTCGCCCCACCGCTCGAAACGAGCTGGCTGGAGCGGATTTTCAAACTCAAGCAACACGGCAGTACCGTCAGGACCGAGCTGATCGCCGGGGTGACCACCTTCATCACCATGGCCTACATCATCTTCGTCAACCCCAACATCATGGCCGACGCCGGCATCGACCACGGCGCTGCCTTCGTCGCTACCTGCATCGCCGCCGCACTGGGCTGCCTGCTGATGGGCCTGTACGCCAACTGGCCGGTGGGCCTGGCGCCCGGCATGGGCCTCAACGCCTTCTTCACCTACACCGTGGTCGGCACCATGGGCTACAACTGGGAAACGGCACTGGGGGCGGTGTTCGTCTCCGGCGTGCTGTTCATGTTCCTGACCTTGTCGAAAGTGCGCGAATGGTTGCTCAACAGCATCCCGGTCAGCCTGCGCCATGCCATGGGTGCCGGCGTCGGACTGTTTCTCGGGCTGATCGGCCTGAAGACGGCAGGCATCATCGTCGACAGCCCGGCCACCCTGATCAAGCTGGGCTCGCTGCACGAGCCGGGGCCGCTGCTGGCGGCGCTGTGCTTCCTGCTGATCGCCATCCTCAGCTACAAGCGGGTGTTCGGCGCGATCCTGATCAGCATCATCGGCGTCACCGTGGCGGGCTGGGGCCTGGGCCTGGTCAAGTTTGGCGGGGTGATGTCGATGCCGCCGAGCCTGGCCCCGACCTGGATGGCCATGGATGTGGCCGGGGTGTTCAACGTCAGCATGATCAGCGTGGTGCTGGCGTTCCTCTTCGTGCACATGTTCGACACCGCTGGCACCCTGATGGGCGTGGCGCAGCGGGCCAACCTGGTGGCGCCGGACGGGCGCATCGAGAACCTGTCGAAAGCCCTCAAGGCCGACAGTGCCTCCAGCGTGTTCGGTGCCGTGGTCGGCGTGCCGCCGGTGACCAGCTATGTGGAAAGTGCTGCCGGTGTAGCCGCAGGTGGCCGCACCGGCCTGACAGCGGTGGTGGTCGGCCTGCTGTTCATTGCCGCGATGTTCTTCGCGCCACTGGCCGGGATGATTCCCGCTTACGCGACTGCCGGTGCGCTGATCTATGTGGCGATGCTGATGATGGGCAGCATGGCGCATATCCACTGGGACGAGGCCACCGACAGCATTCCGGCGATCGTCACGGTGATCATGATGCCGCTGACGTTCTCGGTCGCCGACGGTATTGCCCTGGGCTTCATCAGCTACGTGGCGTTGAAGGCAGGTACCGGCAAGTACAAGGAAATCTCGGCCAGCCTGTGGGTGCTGTGC
- a CDS encoding GntR family transcriptional regulator has translation MNEQLQPLKKPARNGKAGRSGTQDDIVYAHIFEAILEQRLAPGTKLSEEALGEIFGVSRTIIRRALSRLAHESVVLLRPNRGAVVASPTVEEARQVFFSRRMVERAITELAVQHATPEQLNELRQMVRDERDSFSRGDRGAGIRLSGEFHLKLAEAAGNAPLVSFQRSLVSQTSLIIAQYESGNRSHCSYDEHMQLIDAIEARDAEQAVSLMMHHMDHIDSKLNLDEESASDDLHAVFSHLLKKPKVAAKG, from the coding sequence ATGAACGAACAGCTGCAACCTCTGAAGAAACCTGCGCGCAACGGCAAGGCCGGCCGCAGTGGTACCCAGGACGACATCGTCTACGCGCATATTTTCGAGGCGATCCTCGAGCAGCGTCTGGCTCCGGGCACCAAGTTGAGCGAGGAAGCGCTGGGCGAGATCTTCGGCGTCAGCCGCACCATCATCCGCCGTGCCTTGTCGCGCCTGGCCCACGAAAGCGTGGTGCTGCTGCGGCCGAACCGTGGTGCGGTGGTGGCCAGCCCCACGGTGGAAGAAGCCCGTCAGGTGTTCTTCTCGCGACGCATGGTCGAGCGGGCGATCACCGAGCTGGCGGTGCAGCACGCCACGCCAGAGCAGCTCAACGAACTGCGGCAGATGGTGCGCGACGAGCGTGACAGTTTTTCCCGTGGCGACCGTGGTGCCGGCATCCGCCTGTCCGGCGAGTTCCACCTCAAGCTGGCGGAGGCTGCCGGTAACGCGCCACTGGTCAGCTTCCAGCGCAGCCTGGTGTCGCAGACCTCGCTGATCATCGCCCAGTACGAAAGCGGCAACCGCTCGCACTGCTCGTATGACGAGCACATGCAACTGATCGATGCCATCGAGGCGCGTGATGCCGAGCAGGCCGTGAGCCTGATGATGCACCACATGGACCACATCGACAGCAAGCTTAACCTGGACGAGGAAAGCGCCTCGGACGACCTGCATGCGGTGTTTTCGCACCTGCTGAAAAAGCCCAAGGTAGCCGCCAAGGGTTGA